Proteins found in one Stigmatopora nigra isolate UIUO_SnigA chromosome 15, RoL_Snig_1.1, whole genome shotgun sequence genomic segment:
- the LOC144208715 gene encoding oxysterol-binding protein-related protein 6-like codes for MSILYNNIGKDLSRVSMPVALNEPLSLLQRVSEELEYSELLDIANHIDDPYERMVYVATFSISGYAWASWRFRNKPFNPVLGETYENFREDRGFRYISEQVSHHPPICACHAESSNFTFWQDQRWKNKFWGKSVEIISSGPVNVILPRYGDHYEWNKAVTCIHNVLSQQRWLEHYGEVLIKNKNSDICTCKITFVKSRYWSSDSSKNEVQGVVLDRAGEVVHHFGGFWHEGIFCDTLPTPKCIWKPNVQPDDHFQYYGFSRYARELNELTPELKAVLPPTDTRFRPDQRLLEDGKVAEADQKKDEVEEKQRERRKAMAKQGKEHNPRFFRKEVDEAHQEMWLYKGNYWNLRKNPGFAHSENLDLW; via the exons ATGAGCATCCTGTACAACAACATTGGCAAAGATCTTTCAAGGGTCTCTATGCCTGTTGCCCTCAATGAACCTTTGTCTTTGCTACAAAGAGTGTCAGAAGAGCTGGAGTACTCTGAGCTGCTTGATATTGCTAATCATATTGATGACCCGTATGAGAGAATG GTATATGTTGCCACATTCTCTATTTCTGGATATGCGTGGGCATCGTGGAGATTTCGCAACAAACCGTTTAATCCTGTTCTGGGAGAAACATATGAGAATTTTAGAGAAGACAGAGGCTTCCGCTATATCAGCGAACAG GTTAGTCATCATCCACCCATCTGTGCGTGCCATGCAGAGTCGTCAAACTTCACTTTCTGGCAAG ATCAAAGATGGAAGAACAAGTTTTGGGGCAAGTCAGTAGAGATTATCTCAAGTGGACCTGTCAATGTTATCTTACCAAG GTATGGTGATCACTATGAATGGAACAAGGCAGTTACTTGCATTCACAATGTGCTGAGTCAGCAACGCTGGTTGGAGCACTATGGTGAGGTTCTCATCAAGAACAAAAACAGTGATATCTGCACCTGCAAGATAACCTTCGTCAAG TCTCGGTATTGGAGCTCTGACAGCAGTAAAAATGAGGTTCAGGGTGTTGTTTTAGATCGGGCTGGAGAGGTTGTCCATCATTTTGGAGGGTTCTGGCACGAAGGCATCTTCTGTGACACACTGCCCACCCCAAAGTGCATTTGGAAGCCAA ATGTGCAACCTGATGATCACTTCCAGTATTATGGATTCTCGCGCTATGCCAGAGAGCTAAATGAACTTACACCTGAACTTAAAGCTGTCCTTCCGCCAACAGACACGCGTTTTAGACCAGACCAGAG GCTTTTAGAGGACGGAAAGGTAGCAGAGGCAGATCAAAAGAAGGATGAGGTGGAAGAgaaacaaagagaaagaagaaaagcAATGGCCAAGCAAGGGAAAGAGCACAACCCTAGGTTCTTCAG AAAAGAAGTGGATGAGGCTCACCAAGAGATGTGGCTGTACAAAGGAAACTACTGGAATCTCCGTAAAAACCCAGGATTTGCCCATTCTGAAAATTTAGACCTTTGGTAG